gttttttttttgcactcaattgagtacttgaactcccaaaatgcattaaaaaggccctcgaagtttttaaaaaaagcaattaagcccctttttttttttgcactctattgccaaaatgtatcaaaaagacCCTTTAACCATTAATTTTAATAGTTGATCGTTAAAGTTAATTgtccctaatttttttaattaaagtcaACACATGTCACACACACAGCGTGACATgtggtaaaaaattataaaaaaaattattaaattttaataataaattaatattttaaaaaaatataaaaatagtaaaaaatataaaaataaaaaaaatattgtaaatttttataaaaatcatataaaaattataaaatgtatcaAAAGGCCCTTTAACCATTTACTTTAACCATTGATCGTTAAAATTAACAACCCTCaattttttttcagttaaagccatAATGCGTTGCAACACAGCATAATATGTGGTGAAaactgataaaaaaataaaaaattataaaaaaattatcgtaccaaaagacacattttataagttttataattttattacgactttataaaattttataatttttctctgcatttctatatattttctaatttaaaatttatttattaaaatggataacttttattgttttttactttttatcattttttgccacatgtcatgCCATGGTTGAGACACGTAgtgattttaacttaaaaaaattaaagattgttaactttaacggtcaacCGTTAAAGTTAACGGTTAAAGAATTcgttaactttaacggtcaaaGCCGTTAAAGTTAACGatcaaagaaatttttttatacattttgacaatttagtgcAAAAAAAGGgcattaattgttttttttttagtttaagggtatttttaatacattttgacAGTTCAAGTACTTAAGTAAGTGAGGAAAAAAGTAAGAGTTTAATTGCTTTGTTGAAAAAGTTTGAGAGtcttctttatatattttaaaagttcaaatacTCAACaggataaaaaaaatgtaataatttttttaaaaaaattttgagtattttttacACTTTTAAACCTTTTTTAAGTATAAGTTATTTATGGCATTTTTACGATGGGAGTGCCATGGGTTGATTAATTGCCGGGCTTATTTGTGAGGGAATCCACGCATTGGAGATGTCAGCCTCTTAGACCCAAACGTTGAAAATTATTTGGGCTCTCAAAGAAAATTATTTGGACCCAAACTTTGAACAATGGTGATCGATTCTTCTGGTTTGCACTTCAGAAAAATGTTCTTGTATTGTttgaaaaaagaatttgaagGAAGGAATGCTTCTAATTTGGGTTTTAGCTAATCTAAGTATTTGGAAAATATATTCTCGAGCATTGCTTTGAATACTAGTGATAGAAGGGACAATGATGAGCTGAATTAGAGAGCCACCGCTAGTAATCAGGTATCTTAATAACTTTGATCATATGATTGCGAGCTGATAATTATTTCTAATAAGCATGTATTGCGAGCTGATAATTAATCAGCCCATTGTTTAGCTAGTTTACTTTGTTAGATGTAAATAATGTGTCTACTGGAGAAGGCAGTGAGTTGGGATGAGGTGGTTTTTTCCCGCGCAATCTCGACTatattttagtataattttatttcaatttaacttgaaattaaatatcaatttatctactttaaacttgtttaaaaaaaaatcaaaactatactgccatttttattttatttactttatctaaatataatattatttattatttattattttaatgatacTATTAATTACTTTGTAAGTACAATTATGCTAGAgaaaatattgatataaattttagtattatatattttaaattaatattatattaaaaggtattttggtaattattgAGTATAAAATAATCATAGGAGTTTAattgatttcttttaaaaaaattgttgacTTTTTTAGTATACTTTATTGGATAGATATTACACCCTAAATCTATTTacaaattttccttttattaaaaTGTAAAACATTTGAGTTTactttaaaaactataatttttattaaactcTTAAAAGTCTATTatctataataatatttaatattataaataaccattcacttttaattttaatattataaatttaaaattgtttaatttccaccgttattattaaaaaaaactaaaaaggcATGGGCTCAAGTACAcatatacacatttttttttaatttaagagtGAAAAGAAATTATGGTAAAAGTACGCGAAATAAGTGTAGTTTAAAGAGAACTAATGCaacacatttactaatttaaaatttccttctatttatataattgaaaaaaaaaacaatacgaAGCACAAAAGTgttaatagaaaatatttatgataAGATTGAATAAACAACGAACCAggaataaataatagataaaaCTACACGAAAGTAAAAGTAAAAGATCCTCAAAAGAAGTACAGATGAACATCTTTCATGGCAAAGAGGATTACAAATTACAACCAAAGGTTAACCCCGCCCCAAAAAAAACACTAATCACTTTTTGAAGTGGGATTGAGTGGGGAACTAAAGCTTGCTCCCAGAATCAGATCGTCGTGTCTGCATGTTTCAACTCCATTAACTGCAAAAcgcaaatatatatattgatgagcTCTCACTAGGGAGAGACACACTCCGTACATCATTCTAAAACCACAACATATGATCAGTTATGAATTGAGTGTTGGATACGAgtataaaattatacatatatCCGATTATGAGACAGTttaaattgaagtaaaaaagTTAAAGAGCAACATTTCCGGGTCCCCCACTTTCAGTGAACATCCATCTACATCCCGAACTAGAAACATCTCGTTGAGACATTTTAACAAACGAATCAAGTCTTTTTAAGTGAAAAGAAACCAACAAAGTGTGACAGAATGGTACCTAAGAAAAGCCATAAGCATACGAGTGTTTGACATagacaaaggaaaaaaaaaagcatggTCAAGTTGCTTGGGCTTGCTAGGAGTTGACTTCATGATGAGACAGTAATATCTTGAGAATGTACAATGCATTATTTCTTGTAGAAAAGACAGTAAAGCATTAATATATAAAAGCTCAATTATTGGGATTGTGAATAAATCATTCAAACAATGTTTATGCACCCGAGTCTCGAATACGaatatagttaatttttttaaaattttattacgtGATGAACTCAAACTAGTGGAACTTATTGCAGGTGTACAATTAACTTGATACCAGAAGGTGCAGAACAATTAATCTGCTGCCGTGGCTCCACAAGTATATACAATGGCTTTCCATTTAGTCCATGTTGTCCCTGCAAAACATACACATactaagttttaagttttaaccaACATATCTGAATGTATATCGAACACGTGCTGTATATGAGTAGTTTAGGAAGAATGAAGAGTTCAGGCATCATGTGACAGGTATCATATACATTACCTTAACCTCACGCAGGCCAACAACGCATGCACATTCAACCACATGAGCGCCGGCTCGTTCTAGTAAAACATCAGTCAGAAAGCAGAAATTTCAGCCATGGAAGTTTCAAGTATAGATGGTATGGATGAACTACAGATATTACCTAGTAGGCGTATTGCAGCAGAAAGGGTACCCCCTGTAGCCACTAAATCATCGATAACTAAGGCACGTTCCCCAGGTTGAACAGCTCCGACGTGCATCTCTAAACAATCCTTGCCGTATTCAAGTACGTATGATTCGGAGATCACCTCTCCTAGTGTCAAATATTTTTAGAAGAGCTTAAATTGATTGGTATTTACTCGGTTAACAATCTATGGCTTGGCTGACAATATGGGATGACATTCTTTAATCAAATGGTTACATAGTGCCATTGCACCCATTGACTATAGACAAGAATTGCAGTTTGGAAATTTATGCAGGCATTACTTATGTTTCTAAGACCAAATTTACTAAGCATTTCCCATTTCCCATTTCCCCTTGCCAAGGTTTTATAGTTCTCTTTAGTAATTTTAGAATCTCAAGATGTTTTCCATCCCATGCACATGTCGAAAATGCATCAAACAAGAATATCaaacaaaattatttcaagaaaattgaaaaattggaTCAACATAACTATTCGCTCTTTTCTACAGGACAAGCATATCGTTATTCTCTTTCATTTCATCCAAAAATCAAAGCTTCTCAATTTGAAGTCAAAATCCAAAGAACTAGTAATCAATCAAAGTGAAAAACTAGAAACCATATTCATTGCTAGTGTGTATATATTAGGATTTATATTAATGAATTAACAGTGTATAGAAACTGTTGATGACAtatcttataaaattttaaaaaataaacttcatTTTACATAATGTATTATTTGATTTACtgatagtataaaaaataaagcACCATCGGTACATCGGGGCAATAGTCCTGTACCTGGCAACTTTCTAGGTTTACGTAACGGAACAAACTTGGCACCAATAGCCAGTGCAATTGAGGGGCCAAACATAAATCCTCTTGCTTCAACACCTACAAAGTCAATTCACCATGTGAACAAAGTTAATTATAAGCAATCATAGTACTACCTTCAATACTTTGTATACTTCAACatcttataatatatttttagatgaaaaaagaaaaagttgagtATTTTCGCGTTAGACATGTTAAAACAAATTTGACATTCAACCAAGTCTAGTTGTAAACCAGAATTTACCATGGCTACCATGACATAAGCATACACAGATTTCAGTCATAGGATTTGGATGAAACCACATTAGTCACACAAttctaatataaaaaataataattataaaccaagaaaaaaaaaacaataagatTTCAGGATAAGGAAATCAACCCTACCCActtatatatactattaaattaaataggaaaagtaaaggaaaaaaatgTCATAATAATAACCTATTCAAAACTAACAGTGCATTTCAACTTTTGCAtgataataatgaataaaaaagaaCCCAACTTGACTTAAAATTTTCTCTGCAATTAATCTACCCCTATGAAGAGAGAAGACAAAAAGCACTCAAATTTATACTATatataaacaaagaaaaaagaaattctcTGCAATTAATCTACCCCTATGAAGAGAGAAGACAAAAAGCACTCAAATTTATACTATatataaacaaagaaaaaagaaagtctGTCTGcataattaagaaaataattaaaatatggaataaaatagttaatatatAGAAAATTAATAGGAATGTAAGAATGTTCCAAAATTTTACATACTATAAATTATGCATGACACAAAATCACTGATAGATCTCATGAGAAGGGAAATTTAAAAACAAacgaagagagagagagaggataCCAGCAACAACAGATATACCCATATCTCTGTAACGATCAACAAAGATGTCGACAGTATCTTTGAAAGCCGTGTGATCAAGTAACAGTGTTGTTATGTCTTGGAACATAATTCCTGAACATAAAATATATAACCAAGAAAAAGTACAACATTTTACTACCCCCAAAAAAACACCAGCTTTACAAAATTTTTGCTTAAAAAAACCAATTGATTGAAAAAGCTGAGGAAGAGAAAAAAACAACAACCTGGTTTTGGGAAGTGAGGCACAACTCTAATGGCTTCAGAAATGGCCTTCAACCTTGGGTCACCTTGTAAACCATTCTGATCTCCTGCAAACATGTTTTTGTTCCTGTAATAAAAGCTTGCTTTTACTGTGTTAAATGGGCTAATtactttgagaaaaaaaaaaaaaaccagtgTTGTTGTTGACTTCTGCTGGGCTTAAAACTTAAAAGAAAGCAAaagagaaaaatagaaagaaaagggTAAATAATAATGCGTATATCTTTGTTGGCAAAAGCACCACTGAAGAAGATCCAACTGCTCAGTGCTCATTATTTATAGCCTccttttttccaattttttttacttttttttttcattttctttttagaGGATAGTGCTGCTGTCACTCTCAAAATTGTTATATTTCCAGTCCGTTTGATTGTGAAATATTTGTtgctttatatttaatattttaaaaaaaaatagcatTTTTTAAGATGCAAAATAACAATATGATTTCACTTCAATTTGATGGATTTGAGTTTGGTTAACTTCATTATCATAAAGAGATCATTTAACCCTTCATATTAGACTTGACTATATTTGCTGTTACTATTTATcgaatttttaaaaacaaaacaattttataTTTCTCTATTTTAGTGTTGTAGATTCATATcgttataaattataattaaatttaaaatgttatatatttatgtatttgtaTATTCATATTATTGTTTTTGTCATGTTTACGTATAATATTATTTTACGTTgtatttaaggttttttttatatatgttttcatattatatttaaaattatcaaatctTTTTCTATCGTAATACATAGGCAAAATAGTAGGTGTTGAATTTTATATAAGATGGatgagtaaaattaaaataaatatacttaGATTATATATAACAAATACATTGCGTGAAGTAAAAGGGCTGGTTAGATAAATTAATGGGAAtgcaaaataattattaaaaaaggcGAAAATAAAATCCAATCAAGCTACATATATTCGTTAATTCATGAGGACAACCAACCATGTTTTTAGTcctttcaaagaaaataaaaaatcaaatttctcatataATGATGACAACTAGGACGAGCATTCCATCATTTATCGATTGGTTTAATCATGAAAAATCTGATTttgatcttttttctttttcaaatcctATCTTAATAATTCATATTATAACCGAAATGacttaattcaatatttttatttgattttttaaaattaagtttttaacAATGATTTTCAACCATTTTCACCAAACAAACTTAGCATTTAATCAtccaaattaaattaatatttttttcttaattttcagcAATATATTGCAAAACCAatacttattaaaataataaaattcggAATCAACAAGTCACTTGTGGTTATTTaccactaaaataataaaattaagcatAAAAGTATTATTAATTATTGGATTTTTTagcaatatttttatttgtttatatttgtgAACTTCGATTTTAATCAAtccataaaaactcaagtttcccctttaatttatttatttatgtattattaGAATAGAAATAAATGTAATtgtattaaactaaaaataaattaaactgcTCTGAATAAGATTAATTAGTATATTGCTCTAGATAAAAGAATTGAAccgattaaattataaattgttcTGAATCGATTGGATCGTGATAAAAAccattaaattaacaattaaattgattaaatcaaatttttaaaaatttcaatattttctttaattaaaataaattgatgatctaattaaaaataaattatgttaacaatttaatcacaaatcCAATTCCAAAAACTATACTTCAATAGATAAATAGGGATACAAAATAATCTAACACCGAAGACGATGAGAACAACACAACATATAATaataccttaaaattttaaacatttttttgttGTAGGAGGTCCCGCAATAAATAGCTAAATTTGATGAGGTGGTATTAGAGATTTATTCATTACTGGGGTCCCTTTTAAATTGAACAGTATAGATCCAATTAAGGCAATTCGACCGTTGAATTGATATTTTGAAACCATGGTtccattattataaataaatgcaCTAAAACTACTACTCTTAAATTGAATGGTACATATAAATGaccaaaaaaattaaatcgaACGGTACATATAAagactaaagtaataaaaatattattcattaGTCGATAACAAgtcttattttttaaaagctATAGTTCAAGAATAATTAGATGTAACAACGattattaacttttaaaaataataatattattacatatttaaattagtctaaattcattataaatggtttttaattaattttttatttggtttttttttttatttttttcaattttataacaTTGGTTGGATCATCCTTATcgatttaatagatttttttactgaattaaatcgatttacaaattttttttatcatcaatttatttatgaaatttgggtggatgagaaaattgttaaatattaagaaaaatctaattgaaagttattttattt
The sequence above is drawn from the Gossypium hirsutum isolate 1008001.06 chromosome A05, Gossypium_hirsutum_v2.1, whole genome shotgun sequence genome and encodes:
- the LOC121229339 gene encoding adenine phosphoribosyltransferase 5 isoform X2, which codes for MFQDITTLLLDHTAFKDTVDIFVDRYRDMGISVVAGVEARGFMFGPSIALAIGAKFVPLRKPRKLPGEVISESYVLEYGKDCLEMHVGAVQPGERALVIDDLVATGGTLSAAIRLLERAGAHVVECACVVGLREVKGQHGLNGKPLYILVEPRQQINCSAPSVNGVETCRHDDLILGASFSSPLNPTSKSD
- the LOC121229339 gene encoding adenine phosphoribosyltransferase 5 isoform X1 produces the protein MFAGDQNGLQGDPRLKAISEAIRVVPHFPKPGIMFQDITTLLLDHTAFKDTVDIFVDRYRDMGISVVAGVEARGFMFGPSIALAIGAKFVPLRKPRKLPGEVISESYVLEYGKDCLEMHVGAVQPGERALVIDDLVATGGTLSAAIRLLERAGAHVVECACVVGLREVKGQHGLNGKPLYILVEPRQQINCSAPSVNGVETCRHDDLILGASFSSPLNPTSKSD